In the genome of Marinomonas algicola, the window AGAAGCCATCAATGTCAAAAGCAACTATTTCTGAAGGTGTCTTTTTATCAAAAGCCACCATCACCAGAGCCAACAATCCCTTAACGATAATGGCATCACTGTCTACTTTAAAAGAAAGCACTTCGGCCTCTTTAGCAAAGTCAATCCAAACGCTACTTTGACAACCTCTAACCAAGCGGTCGTCCGTACGAAGACTCGGATCGAAAGGCGTCAACATTTTCCCAAGGTCAATGATGTATTTGTACCTATCTTCCCAATCATCAAAAAACTCTAAGTCTTCAATAATTTCTGCTTTCGTTGGTAAAGACATAACACCTCAGTATATAAATAAATGGTTATTTTCATATTTAAAAAAACGCTCAGCAACTGTTCAGAAAAAACACGCCAGACAAAAAGTAAGAAAGCCTCGATTGAAAACAAGCGAGGCTTAAATATAAGGATCTCTTAATCGTATTTTATAAACTACAGTTAGAAAAACAAACCCGCTTCGAGCTGAGCTTCTTCACTCATCATTTCTCGAGACCATGGGGGATCAAAAACCAATTCAACATCAACGTCAGAAACATTAGGCGCTTTGCCAACGCGATATTTTACATCACTTACGAGCACAGGACCCATACCACAACCTGGAGCCGTTAATGTCATCTTTACTGAGACAATGTTTGTTGAGTGATCTATATCAACTGAGTAAATCAAGCCAAGAGAAACCAAACTGATGGGTATCTCAGGATCATAGATAGAATCCAACGCCTGCCAAACTTGATCCTCTGAGACATCATCAGATTCAGTCTTTGTAAAACGCAACACCTCAGGCTCTTGCCCTATCGCCGCGGCATCCAAACCATCAATACGCAACATATTACCTTGCCAAGTGACAGTGTAGTTACCACCTAAAGCTTGATTAATAGTAATAAATTGCCCTTCTGGAATGATTGCAGGAATACCACTTGGCACTCTTCGGGCAGGACATTCGGTTTGAGTAACAACCATTTTTTGCATGCTGTATCAACTCACACTGAAGCTTTCGCCACAACCACATTCGGCTACAACGTTAGGGTTATTAAATTTAATCACATGATTAATGCCTTCTTGTACCAAATCAATTTCAGTACCCTTAATCAATTCTATCGCTTTAGCATCAACCGCGACAGTGACATCACCAAAGTGGAGTATTTGATCACTATCTTGAGTTTTTTCTACCATATCAAGCACATACGCAAACCCAGTACAACCACTTACTTTTGTACTCACGCGGATAACTTTCCCCATTTGAGAGGAAAGTTTTTTTGAAAAATACAACTCGGCTGCTGAAGTTAAGGAAACAGTTTGAGCTGAATCAACAGATGGATCAAATGTCGTTGCAGACATATTTTTCTCCTAAGCCAACATGGCTTTCACTTTACGTAACGCATCAAAAAACACATCAATTTCATCTAAGGTATTATAAATTGCAAAAGAAACTCGGGCCGTACCTGGAACGTTAAAACGGTTCATAAGGGGTTGCGCACAATGGTCTCCTGTACGAATAGCGATCCCTTGCTTATCCAATAAAAAACCAATATCCGCAGGATGACCAACATCTAAGACAAAACTTAACACCCCCACTTTATTCCTTGCATCACCGATAATCGTTAGACCGTCAAACTCGTTCGCTTTTTGAGTAGCGTAATCAATCAGTGCCTTCTCGTGCACTTGTAGAGATGGCAAGTCAAATGACGAAAACCAGCGAACCGCTTCACCAAACGCAATCGCATCGCCTACGTTGGGAGTACCCGCTTCCAAACGGAAAGGCAATGTATTCCAAGTTGCTTCAGAATAACTCACAGTAGAAATCATCTCTCCACCAGTTTGCCATACAGGCCACTCTTCCAGAACAGACTCTTTCCCCCATAAGACACCAACCCCCATAGGAGCATAAATTTTATGACCAGAAAAAGCATAAAAATCACACCCGATTGCTTGTACATCCACATCCCCGTGAGCAATTCCTTGAGCACCATCAACCAACACCAACGCATTAACTTCTTTTGCGGCTTTAGTCAGCTCAACAATAGGATTAATCGTTCCTAAGGCGTTAGACACATGTGGGAAAGCCACCAATTTCGTGCGAGCATTTAACATCTTGCGGTATTCGATCAAATCTAACTCGCCTTGATCATTAATAGGGACAATCTTAAGCACCGCAGACTTCCGTGCACAAGCTTGCTGCCAAGTCACTAAATTTGCATGATGCTCCATTGAAGTAACAATCACTTCATCGCCAGCAACCAGTAACTGAGACAATCCATTTGCAACAATATTAATGGATTCTGTTGTACCACTTGTCCAGATAACAGAATTACGCGATGGCGCGTTAATAAAAGTGGCAATGATATCTCTCGCCCCTTCAAAACGACGGGTCGCTTCATCCGCTAATTTATGAGCACCGCGATGCACATTGGAATTACAAGTAGAATAGTAATCAACCAATGCATCAATAACACATTGCGGTTTATGAGTTGTAGCAGCGTTATCAAGATACACCAAGGGCTTCCCATTTACCGTTCTAGTTAAAATAGGGAACTCTTTTCGAACAACCTGAACATCAAAACTCATATCTTTCTCACTAAATCAAAATTGACAACTGCGCGCCACTCAACAACTTATCGAGTGACTTCCATTTGAGCAAAACGGTTACGAATTTGAGGACGAATCCATTCAGACAACACTTGGTTTGGCATTTGATCAATCAATTCGTTAATAAAGCCAAAGTTCAACATAACCTGAGCTTTACGGCGCGATATACCTCGAGATTCAAGATAATACAAAGCATGCTTATCAATCTCAGCAACGGTTGCGCCATGAGCGCAACGCACATCATCCGCATAAATTTCTAATTCAGGCTTAGTATTTATTTCGGCCTTATCTGATAGCAACAAATTACGGTTATTTAACTCCGCTAAGGTTTTTTGTGCATGGCGATGAATATGAATACGGCCATTAAAAACCGCCTTTGCTCGATCAGCCACAATTCCACGGACATTTTCCAGCGTAGTGCAATTTGGCACAGCATGCTCCACTGTTGCATGTAAATCGAACAGCTCTTTACCATCTAATAGATAAAACGCATTCAATTTCGCATTAGCAAATTCACCGTCATAAATAATGTCAGTATCAACACGACTTAAGTCACTACCAAAACCAACAAGCGTACTATTTAAGTCTGCACGTTCACCCAGTTTAAAATGACAACCGCCGATGCTTATGGCCTTCTCTGTTTGTAACGCAAAACGATAATGCTCTAACTGTGCATCAGCACGAATATCGTACTCCACAAACCCCGTATTCAGGCTTTCAACATCACCTTGGTAATGCTCAGAAACCGTTAAACTGGCGCCTTTATTTAATTTTACAAACACTCGTGTATGGGATTCAGCGTGCAGGTTTACCAAGGAAGTAATTCGGATGGCTTGACAAACCGCAACCCCTTCAGCCACTTCAATACGCACAATATTTTGCGCCAGCACATCATTAACTAAACCGAATAAATGGCGCTCTGGTTTAATTTTTGAAAGCTCTTCCAAGCTCGATTGCTTAACGGCATCAGATGCCGCCGGCAAATAAGTAATCGTTAGACCGTCTGGCAGCTCATCCGTTAATGCATTGGCATCAAACACACCATTCCTAAACACTAAGTTTAGGCTGTCATAACCCTCAATCACATCAGGCATGTCTTGATTCGCCACCGCAACGGATGACAAAGTAGCACGTTCAAGAGACTTTAATGAAGTGTACTTCCACGCCTCGGTTTTACGCGTTGGCCAAGATGTATTTTTCAAAACAGCAAGTGATGCTGCCCTAATAGGAGATAACCAATCGCT includes:
- the sufD gene encoding Fe-S cluster assembly protein SufD, translating into MSVWLDNAIARANSTSDWLSPIRAASLAVLKNTSWPTRKTEAWKYTSLKSLERATLSSVAVANQDMPDVIEGYDSLNLVFRNGVFDANALTDELPDGLTITYLPAASDAVKQSSLEELSKIKPERHLFGLVNDVLAQNIVRIEVAEGVAVCQAIRITSLVNLHAESHTRVFVKLNKGASLTVSEHYQGDVESLNTGFVEYDIRADAQLEHYRFALQTEKAISIGGCHFKLGERADLNSTLVGFGSDLSRVDTDIIYDGEFANAKLNAFYLLDGKELFDLHATVEHAVPNCTTLENVRGIVADRAKAVFNGRIHIHRHAQKTLAELNNRNLLLSDKAEINTKPELEIYADDVRCAHGATVAEIDKHALYYLESRGISRRKAQVMLNFGFINELIDQMPNQVLSEWIRPQIRNRFAQMEVTR
- the sufT gene encoding putative Fe-S cluster assembly protein SufT: MQKMVVTQTECPARRVPSGIPAIIPEGQFITINQALGGNYTVTWQGNMLRIDGLDAAAIGQEPEVLRFTKTESDDVSEDQVWQALDSIYDPEIPISLVSLGLIYSVDIDHSTNIVSVKMTLTAPGCGMGPVLVSDVKYRVGKAPNVSDVDVELVFDPPWSREMMSEEAQLEAGLFF
- a CDS encoding SufE family protein, encoding MSLPTKAEIIEDLEFFDDWEDRYKYIIDLGKMLTPFDPSLRTDDRLVRGCQSSVWIDFAKEAEVLSFKVDSDAIIVKGLLALVMVAFDKKTPSEIVAFDIDGFFAELDLENHLSPTRGNGLKAIVAKIQTIARSANS
- a CDS encoding HesB/IscA family protein, translating into MSATTFDPSVDSAQTVSLTSAAELYFSKKLSSQMGKVIRVSTKVSGCTGFAYVLDMVEKTQDSDQILHFGDVTVAVDAKAIELIKGTEIDLVQEGINHVIKFNNPNVVAECGCGESFSVS
- a CDS encoding aminotransferase class V-fold PLP-dependent enzyme; its protein translation is MSFDVQVVRKEFPILTRTVNGKPLVYLDNAATTHKPQCVIDALVDYYSTCNSNVHRGAHKLADEATRRFEGARDIIATFINAPSRNSVIWTSGTTESINIVANGLSQLLVAGDEVIVTSMEHHANLVTWQQACARKSAVLKIVPINDQGELDLIEYRKMLNARTKLVAFPHVSNALGTINPIVELTKAAKEVNALVLVDGAQGIAHGDVDVQAIGCDFYAFSGHKIYAPMGVGVLWGKESVLEEWPVWQTGGEMISTVSYSEATWNTLPFRLEAGTPNVGDAIAFGEAVRWFSSFDLPSLQVHEKALIDYATQKANEFDGLTIIGDARNKVGVLSFVLDVGHPADIGFLLDKQGIAIRTGDHCAQPLMNRFNVPGTARVSFAIYNTLDEIDVFFDALRKVKAMLA